A genomic stretch from Fusarium musae strain F31 chromosome 9, whole genome shotgun sequence includes:
- a CDS encoding hypothetical protein (EggNog:ENOG41) has product MLKRSLRLAMKRNLDSFLKDHYSLTSKSVTTPRTPSPKVKVPGPPAKVPKSKSKPSMVTTTIQLTSKEQQLRRLLLDVAKDIDESGKAPEPIVLRWAGGWVRDKLLDIQSHDIDVAINAMTGVPFAQAMCDYCERPEAMSKHSIGHADIGSLHNVARNPEKSKHLETAMIKMFGLDLDFVNLRKETYTEDSRNPQMEFGTAEEDARRRDATVNALFYNLHDDRVEDFTGGLADMEAKIIRTPLEPFQTFMDDPLRVLRLVRFASRLQFTIDASTRRYMADPKVLEALRAKISRERVGVELEKMLKGDHPFEALQLIHELQLFHAIFTDPTQENLPVPDISRWAVAYTCLDELLNDRDSTSIAGRLITSTDATYSAWNLAALSPWMTVEEPPHPRRKANALPLVAIVSREGFKAPNRLSSVVAASHRNRDEILKLKRAVCNGESYIQERDRFGMAIRKWDTPAGTWRLQVLNALLVEALETLTVWRQEESAEQSNFLAGWKSFLDHLAKLDVYEVTTLEKLLDGGKLAKALGGIKPGKWTGPALDKKYSGGEKSWGYHHSELLTEAAVASLSILCSKYRITLDQITLVKLTAVTDPQDPWTTAQAAAAASKLLSKHLEGESLNDFITNAVLQKHLKPLFMKSSSRITASGRPSQYDVVDDRSRPVIEVQSWRTQAPWAEATIQWTVNMSTTSLIKQHWPLFLPVLLALVESESTKTKARGLMTTREFMNRCPAQVLQNTGIGRVFADVTFPLLLYLPSVTPEDESTTILMPAYDVLIKLAQATGHTNSIERRRLFDKILRDGVFAGYFHASQHTRVVRVLLQKATAVINGLGIYTTKHLTPLLSMVSLVMTDPFAVSYPPTLIAATQTMSAIITNTWPRVRETEHIENVARILSLCWLNVSEEIEHEESRTSADINTLSQELAHTARILQALWDHDASERPTKLSEALKQEPRLCTLFPKMLAEG; this is encoded by the exons ATGCTCAAACGCTCTTTGCGTCTTGCGATGAAGAGAAATCTCGACTCATTTCTCAAGGATCACTATTCGTTGACTTCCAAATCGGTCACGACCCCAAGAACGCCATCTCCCAAAGTCAAAGTTCCTGGACCGCCTGCCAAGGttcccaagtccaagtccaagcccaGCATGGTGACCACCACCATTCAACTCACCAGCAAGGAGCAGCAGCTCCGCCgtctgcttcttgatgttgccaaAGACATAGACGAGTCCGGAAAAGCTCCAGAGCCTATTGTTCTCCGTTGGGCCGGTGGCTGGGTACGCGACAAGCTGCTCGATATCCAGAGTCATGACATAGACGTggccatcaacgccatgacTGGGGTCCCTTTTGCTCAAGCTATGTGCGATTATTGTGAACGACCAGAGGCCATGTCCAAGCACAGCATTGGCCATGCAGATATTGGAAGCCTCCACAACGTTGCGCGCAACCCTGAGAAGTCCAAGCATCTGGAAACGGCCATGATCAAGATGTTTGGTCTGGATCTCGATTTCGTCAACCTCAGAAAGGAAACCTATACCGAGGACAGTCGAAACCCTCAAATGGAATTCGGTACGGCTGAAGAGGACGCTCGCCGCCGCGATGCCACCGTGAACGCACTCTTCTACAACTTACACGACGATCGTGTTGAAGATTTTACGGGGGGACTTGCAGATATGGAAGCTAAAATAATCAGAACCCCTTTGGAGCCCTTCCAGACCTTCATGGACGACCCTTTGAGGGTTTTGAGACTTGTTCGTTTCGCCAGCCGGCTCCAATTCACAATTGACGCCAGCACGCGCAGATACATGGCAGACCCAAAGGTCCTCGAGGCATTGCGTGCCAAGATCAGTCGAGAGCGAGTTGGCGTAGAGTTGGAGAAAATGCTCAAAG GAGATCACCCTTTTGAAGCACTTCAACTCATCCATGAGTTACAACTCTTCCATGCAATCTTTACCGACCCAACCCAGGAGAACCTCCCAGTCCCCGATATATCGCGCTGGGCTGTTGCTTATACTtgtcttgatgagcttctcaatgATCGAGACTCGACTTCCATCGCTGGTCGACTTATCACATCCACGGATGCCACATACTCCGCTTGGAACCTTGCCGCGCTCTCTCCATGGATGACGGTCGAAGAGCCTCCGCATCCTCGTAGGAAAGCAAACGCTCTCCCTCTCGTGGCCATTGTCTCGCGCGAAGGCTTCAAAGCCCCAAATCGACTTTCGagtgttgttgctgcttcgCATCGCAATCGTGATGAAATTTTGAAGTTGAAACGTGCCGTCTGCAATGGAGAGTCGTACATCCAAGAACGAGATCGCTTCGGCATGGCAATCAGGAAGTGGGACACGCCCGCTGGTACCTGGAGACTGCAGGTTTTGAATGCACTACTCGTCGAGGCCCTAGAAACCCTGACGGTCTGGCGCCAAGAAGAGTCAGCAG AACAAAGTAACTTCTTAGCAGGCTGGAAGAGTTTCCTCGACCACCTCGCCAAGTTAGACGTTTATGAAGTTACGACACTCGAAAAGCTCCTTGATGGCGGAAAGCTCGCCAAAGCACTTGGTGGTATCAAACCGGGGAAATGGACAGGTCCGGCTCTAGAT AAGAAGTACAGCGGCGGAGAGAAGAGTTGGGGATACC ATCACTCAGAACTCCTCACAGAAGCAGCTGTTGCCAGTCTCAGTATCTTGTGCTCGAAATACCGCATTACCCTGGATCAGATTACTCTCGTGAAGCTCACAGCTGTTACTGATCCTCAGGACCCATGGACAACTGCAcaagctgcagcagcagcttcaaaACTTTTGTCGAAACACCTTGAGGGTGAAAGTCTGAACGATTTTATCACCAACGCGGTCCTTCAGAAGCATTTGAAGCCATTATTTATGAAATCATCCTCGCGAATCACTGCTTCAGGACGGCCCTCCCAGTATGACGTGGTTGATGATCGGTCCCGACCTGTGATTGAAGTGCAGTCATGGAGGACTCAGGCCCCGTGGGCAGAGGCCACAATCCAATGGACAGTAAATATGTCTACG ACGTCGCTCATCAAGCAGCACTGGCCGCTTTTCTTGCCAGTCCTGTTGGCGCTGGTGGAGAGCGAGtctaccaagaccaaggccagAGGCTTAATGACCACGAGAGAATTCATGAACAGGTGCCCAGCTCAAGTACTGCAAAACACAGGCATAGGCCGTGTATTTGCGGACGTCACATTCCCGCTCCTGCTCTATCTCCCTAGCGTCACACCAGAGGATGAGTCTACGACTATACTCATGCCGGCTTACGACGTGCTTATTAAGCTGGCCCAGGCCACCGGGCATACCAACAGTATCGAGCGCCGCCGATTAtttgacaagatcctcaGGGACGGAGTATTCGCAGGCTATTTCCATGCTTCTCAGCACACTCGCGTTGTCCGCGTTCTGCTACAGAAGGCAACAGCAGTAATCAATGGTCTGGGTATCTATACAACCAAACACTTAACT CCTCTTCTCTCAATGGTATCATTAGTCATGACAGACCCCTTTGCAGTCTCATATCCTCCGACCCTGATAGCGGCGACGCAAACCATGAGCGCCATCATTACTAATACATGGCCTCGTGTCCGAGAAACTGAGCATATCGAGAACGTCGCCCGAATTCTGTCATTATGTTGGTTAAACGTCTCTGAGGAGATCGAGCATGAGGAATCTCGGACTTCAGCTGATATCAACACATTGTCACAAGAGTTGGCACATACAGCTCGAATTCTTCAGGCCCTCTGGGACCATGATGCCTCTGAACGTCCCACGAAGCTGAGTGAAGCCTTGAAGCAAGAACCGCGGCTGTGTACTCTGTTCCCGAAAATGCTCGCTGAAGGCTGA
- a CDS encoding hypothetical protein (EggNog:ENOG41) has translation MSEYGDPDALSPGPEVGGDLPTTNDASGDAPVFPSLQNNGAASPLSSEAAGGPTIGEDDNDDEPAVAKPFMRTTSPDPSTRAFPDSFDDRVPDRLVYKMHKFSLYETTSRYYIVGVDVSEKRYRILKIDRTTEGAELNVTDDKIVYSLKEMNQLLDTIDDGNRGTGGIKLRCTTWGLLGFIKFTGPYYMLLITKKSTVAMVGGHYIYQIEGTELVSLTPAKFKPDARNTEEQRFLGILNNLDLTRSFYYSYSYDVTRTLQHNVIRERDALAKGMLPPDDDDFNSMFVWNDYLLQPAVTALRDPYDWCRPIIHGYIDQAALSIYGRTAHITVIARRSRYFAGARFLKRGANDLGYVANDVETEQIVAESLTTSFHAPGPQLYCSPQYTSYVQHRGSIPLYWTQDSTGVTPKPPIELNLVDPFYGAAALHFDNLFERYGAPIYVVNLIKSKERTPRESKLLEEYTHAINYLNQFLPEEKKIIHKAWDMSRASKVRGGDVIGNLELIAESVLATTGFFRNGDGLTSPMTAQNGVARTNCIDCLDRTNAAQFVIGKRALGHQLHALGILEDTSVDYDTDAVNLFTHMWHDHGDTIAVQYGGSQLVNTMETYRKINQWTSHSRDMIESFKRYYNNSFLDSQRQEAYNLFLGNYIFTQGQPMLWDLATDYYLHHADPRDWSARLNHDYINWYVPAHLQKRTIPPYVPSKDIARAHPVEFFDDYWLEYYRPSTLSSFPKMFAYKMNSTIKYIPLKSTQDGRYDLSPFRVRTDNEVDHGDKKKSKKDAHPHANVTSSRGQTVGANGAPDSIMDRSPAKGISLQRWLQPVQDKGVLASSLRLDTNQPVQESEHSPKTKPTALEKSKAAQWTFTKAVHDSLNPSVAEQESEDYERYIRHPQNLPLVISSDTPVDVDASEYQEYVSGDWQDEGLMVKGTEEEIDFYAELLKVGENPLTVTEEDGPKKRYKAYRKWLRGKSFFKQQPLD, from the exons ATGTCTGAGTATGGTGATCCAGACGCGCTCAGCCCAGGCCCTGAGGTAGGCGGCGACCTTCCAACTACCAACGACGCCAGCGGCGATGCACCTGTTTTCCCCTCGCTTCAGAACAATGGCGCGGCAAGTCCCTTGTCTTCAGAAGCCGCCGGCGGCCCCACGATCGGTGAAGACGACAATGACGACGAGCCTGCTGTAGCGAAGCCCTTTATGCGAACAACGAGCCCCGACCCGTCCACACGCGCGTTCCCTGATAGCTTCGATGACCGTGTCCCTGATCGCCTGGTTTACAAGATGCACAAGTTCAGTCTCTACGAGACGACCAGTCGCTATTACATCGTCGGGGTCGACGTCAGTGAAAAGCGCTATCGCATCCTCAAGATCGACCGCACCACCGAGGGTGCTGAGCTCAACGTGACGGATGACAAGATTGTTTATAGTTTGAAGGAGATGAACCAACTACTCGACACAATAGATGACGGGAATCGAGGTACCGGTGGCATCAAGCTTCGCTGCACCACATGGGGCCTCCTTGGCTTTATCAAGTTCACCGGCCCCTACTACAtgcttctcatcaccaagaagagcaCTGTCGCTATGGTCGGGGGCCACTACATATACCAGATCGAGGGCACTGAGCTTGTTTCCCTGACTCCCGCCAAGTTCAAGCCAGATGCACGCAACACCGAGGAGCAACGATTCCTCGGCATCTTAAACAACCTCGACTTGACTCGTTCTTTCTATTACAGCTATTCTTACGACGTTACACGTACCTTGCAGCATAACGTCATCCGGGAGCGCGATGCTCTTGCCAAGGGAATGCTACCGCCAGACGACGATGATTTCAACTCCATGTTTGTCTGGAACGACTATCTACTACAGCCTGCCGTTACTGCTCTTCGGGACCCCTATGACTGGTGTCGTCCAATTATACATGGATATATTGATCAAGCGG CTCTATCAATTTATGGCCGTACTGCACACATCACCGTCATCGCAAGGCGCTCGCGCTACTTTGCCGGTGCTCGGTTCTTGAAACGCGGAGCCAACGATCTT GGTTATGTTGCCAACGATGTCGAGACGGAACAAATCGTAGCCGAGTCACTGACCACGTCATTCCACGCACCTGGTCCTCAACTATACTGTAGCCCGCAGTACACCTCTTATGTTCAGCATAGGGGGAGCATTCCGCTTTACTGGACACAGGACAGTACCGGCGTCACACCCAAACCACCGATTGAGCTTAATTTGGTTGATCCGTTCTATGGCGCCGCCGCTCTGCACTTCGATAATCTGTTCGAGCGCTACGGTGCGCCGATCTATGTTGTTAACCTGATCAAGTCCAAGGAGCGAACACCTCGTGAATCAAAGCTGCTGGAGGAATACACTCATGCCATTAACTATCTCAATCAATTCCTgcctgaggagaagaagatcattcACAAAGCGTGGGACATGAGTCGCGCATCGAAAGTGCGTGGTGGGGACGTTATTGGCAACCTCGAGCTTATCGCAGAGTCGGTCCTCGCTACGACAGGCTTCTTCCGAAACGGAGACGGTCTCACAAGCCCCATGACAGCACAGAATGGAGTCGCCAGAACAAATTGCATCGACTGCTTGGACCGTACCAATGCTGCGCAGTTTGTCATAGGCAAGCGAGCCTTGGGTCACCAGCTACATGCTCTTGGCATTCTTGAGGATACGTCGGTCGATTACGACACGGACGCTGTCAATTTGTTCACTCACATGTGGCATGATCATGGTGATACCATTGCTGTTCAGTACGGCGGCTCACAGCTGGTCAATACCATGGAAACTTACCGCAAAATTAACCAATGGACAAGTCATTCAAGAGACATGATCGAAAGCTTCAAGCGATACTACAACAACTCCTTCCTGGACAGTCAACGTCAGGAGGCCTACAACTTATTCCTCGGTAATTACATATTCACGCAAGGGCAACCTATGCTGTGGGACTTGGCAACTGACTACTACCTCCATCACGCCGACCCACGAGATTGGTCTGCTAGGTTGAATCACGACTACATCAATTGGTATGTTCCGGCTCACTTGCAGAAACGAACAATTCCACCATACGTACCCAGCAAAGACATTGCCCGCGCTCATCCGGTTGAATTCTTTGATGACTATTGGCTCGAGTATTACAGGCCATCCACCCTATCTTCTTTCCCCAAGATGTTTGCCTACAAGATGAACTCAACTATCAAATACATTCCCCTTAAATCTACCCAGGATGGCCGCTACGACCTCAGCCCTTTCCGGGTTCGTACCGACAATGAAGTTGATCACGGCGACAAAAAGAAATCGAAGAAAGATGCTCATCCACACGCAAATGTAACAAGTTCTCGTGGGCAGACTGTGGGAGCGAATGGGGCGCCAGATTCGATCATGGACCGATCACCAGCGAAAGGGATCTCGCTCCAGCGTTGGCTGCAACCTGTTCAAGACAAAGGTGTACTCGCCAGCTCTCTGCGACTGGACACGAACCAACCAGTGCAGGAATCTGAACATAGCCCCAAGACGAAGCCAACAGCCCTGGAGAAATCCAAGGCTGCACAATGGACTTTCACCAAAGCAGTCCATGACTCACTGAATCCGTCTGTAGCCGAGCAGGAATCCGAAGATTACGAGCGATACATCCGTCATCCTCAGAACCTTCCTCTCGTTATCTCGAGCGACACGCCCGTAGACGTGGATGCGTCTGAGTATCAGGAGTATGTAAGCGGTGACTGGCAAGATGAAGGTTTAATGGTCAAAGGaactgaagaagagatcgatTTCTACGCTGAGTTGCTCAAGGTGGGGGAAAACCCTCTGACAGTgactgaggaagatggtCCGAAGAAACGATACAAAGCCTATAGGAAATGGCTGCGTGGGAAGTCTTTTTTCAAGCAGCAGCCTCTGGACTGA
- a CDS encoding hypothetical protein (EggNog:ENOG41) yields the protein MSRDEQPSLTMESPRPTGVSSVEDRALPVRMQYRSRPVSVAVDPVSLVISECISITSAIQKHARSPHSSVSAILGGSPNPVQLGPPSPSPRGRSKSPAASISGDASHDGLTNRWGLRGQRGKSMQDNPMIAGFGKLRHELAGVKDIRSFDAPAILSPFLHVIQTKGTAAPITILALGALRKFLAYGFICPESPRFALAMQSLSSAVTHCQFDISDSGQVEVVLLMILNLMEDMMSGPGGDILSDESVCDMMGRGLAICSQPRFSPVLRRTAEASMVRMCQIIFEDVKHLEVEAGDDTNALDQQADDDRDSVRMEKPAPEAGGLSAEPESLEVPGMSTPDPERSSRDTTTTSETALATTSDATEETESVDLRPYSLPSVRELFRVLVNFLDPQDRQHTDTMRVMALRIIHVALEVAGPFISRHPALAGIAEDRLCCYLFQLVRSDNMAILEESLVVAGTLLATCRGVLKLQQELFLSYLVACLHPKVEIPREPGIDPSLYAGIPQTPKLVKPSQSSQPSSGRSTPVPVKDRQKLGLEGGSRKPDARQAMVESVGVLSRMPTFMAELFINYDCDVDRADLCEDMIGLLSRNALPDSATWSTTSVPPLCLDALLRYIQFIAERLDQDATRGDFPDPATLREQRRKKKIIIKGASKFNEKPKAGLGYLEAQGIIKDATDPVAVAKFLKGTSRVNKKVLGDFISKRGNEEILGAFLDLFDFSGKRVDEALRQFLESFRLPGEAPLIATIVEAFSEKFCSHDTTGEVADKDAVYILTYAIILLNTDQHNPNLDAKKRMTLEDFARNLRGTNNGQNFAPEYLQTIYQSIKSNEIILPDEHDNKHAFDYAWRELLLKTESTGNLVICDTNIYDADMFATTWKPIISTLSYVFMSATDDAVFARIVTGFDECARIATKYQNSEALDQIVYCLSHMSTLATETQFNTSLNTEVQAGDGSVMMIRIWLNLFTNSLIPPFAPSNLPGLPLPPIPLQTPSQVIDRVARNADTGFFSAFTSYISSYAADDPPEPSDEELESTLCTIDCIKSCNMTAVFENIANLSPSVAKVIVETLVDQLPEDSNTTVISVKHESLPTSPTNGHVRPPGHLEYDPSVAYILEFGTLLASRDAESIESMGKVVFDTLQGVLRDPARYHAITVSRASFYALKLLNISYDHDFVNVPFLLHTISTLPQEALGKNSDLVLQGLSLCIEESGPLKREMMTSPDFWAILRALAQRPESAALVFEILEKGTAGTPSAIMADNYEAAISLLNDFASAATPRQPGMQTRSPRPQRPAPSKQDKKRNAEAVSRGSKAVNMLYNMTDRIPHLMQQSQLESSEAWSAYWLPIFQALTTQCANPCRDVRQLAFSALQRSLLSPELTCSDPKEWTAIFGKVLFPLIIQLLKPEVFLSDRDGMSEMRVQSASLLCKVFLQYMVLLSEWDGMLDLWIKIIEIMDRLMNSGQGDSLEEAVRENLKNVLLFMASSKYLVSPHIDQSKEELWSETWKRIDRFLPELRGELALDEPPNENKTDNETTEVPEQLSEKEKETEKKTETEEDQITGDPVTTEKVAET from the exons ATGAGTCGCGATGAACAACCGTCTCTGACTATGGAGAGTCCTAGACCGACGGGGGTTTCGAGCGTCGAGGACCGCGCACTCCCTGTACGGATGCAGTATCGAAGCCGACCTGTGTCCGTCGCAGTTGACCCCGTGTCGCTTGTCATTTCGGAGTGTATCTCCATAACTTCTGCTATCCAGAAGCATGCTCGCTCTCCACATTCATCCGTTTCCGCTATTCTTGGTGGAAGCCCGAATCCCGTACAGCTTGGGCCTCCCAGTCCTTCACCACGCGGACGAAGCAAGAGCCCCGCGGCGAGTATCAGCGGTGATGCTTCTCATGATGGCCTTACCAATCGCTGGGGTCTTCGTGGGCAGAGGGGAAAGAGCATGCAAGATAACCCCATGATTGCTGGCTTTGGAAAATTAAGGCATGAGCTTGCAGGTGTTAAAG ATATCCGATCATTCGACGCCCCTGCGATCCTCTCCCCGTTCCTCCACGTTATCCAAACTAAGGGTACCGCCGCCCCGATCACAATTTTAGCCCTAGGTGCTTTGAGGAAGTTTCTGGCCTATGGTTTCATCTGCCCCGAATCACCACGGTTTGCATTGGCCATGCAATCTTTGTCAAGTGCCGTTACACATTGTCAATTCGATATCAGTGATTCAGGCCAAGTCGAggttgttcttctcatgATTCTGAATCTGATGGAGGATATGATGTCTGGTCCGGGTGGAGATATTCTGAGCGACGAGAGCGTTTGCGACATGATGGGCCGTGGCCTTGCCATATGCTCACAGCCTCGTTTCTCCCCGGTTTTGCGCCGCACTGCTGAAGCCTCTATGGTGAGGATGTGCCAAATCATATTCGAGGACGTTAAACACCTCGAGGTTGAAGCTGGCGACGACACAAACGCCTTGGATCAGCAAGCTGATGACGACCGCGATAGCGTCAGAATGGAAAAACCCGCCCCCGAAGCTGGAGGACTGTCTGCTGAACCTGAGAGCCTGGAGGTACCTGGAATGTCTACCCCAGACCCCGAACGCAGCAGTAGGGACACCACGACCACTTCTGAAACGGCACTGGCAACTACAAGCGATGCGACAGAGGAGACGGAGTCTGTGGATCTTAGGCCATACTCCCTCCCGTCCGTTCGTGAGTTATTCCGGGTATTGGTGAACTTCCTGGACCCTCAAGATCGACAGCACACAGATACAATGCGGGTTATGGCATTGCGAATTATTCACGTCGCCCTTGAGGTTGCTGGACCCTTTATTTCTCGACACCCTGCTTTGGCAGGTATCGCTGAGGACCGATTATGCTGTTATCTGTTTCAGCTAGTAAGGTCTGACAACATGGCCATTCTCGAGGAGTCGCTAGTTGTTGCCGGTACGCTGTTAGCCACTTGTCGTGGAGTACTTAAGCTGCAACAGGAGCTGTTCCTATCTTACCTGGTAGCTTGTTTACACCCAAAGGTTGAGATACCTCGCGAGCCCGGTATCGACCCTTCTCTCTATGCTGGCATCCCACAGACCCCCAAACTGGTCAAACCTTCACAATCATCACAGCCCAGCAGTGGCCGATCGACTCCAGTCCCTGTCAAAGACCGTCAAAAACTTGGTTTGGAGGGTGGATCGCGGAAGCCAGATGCGCGCCAGGCTATGGTAGAAAGTGTTGGGGTCTTGTCGCGCATGCCGACATTTATGGCCGAGCTCTTCATTAATTACGATTGCGATGTTGACAGGGCGGATCTCTGTGAAGACATGATTGGGCTTCTTTCCAGAAATGCGCTCCCTGATTCTGCAACCTGGAGCACCACAAGCGTCCCTCCGCTCTGTCTCGATGCTCTGCTCCGATATATCCAGTTTATTGCCGAAAGACTTGACCAAGATGCCACCCGTGGAGACTTTCCTGACCCTGCGACATTAAGGGAGCAACGGCGAAAGAAGAAAATTATTATCAAGGGAGCAAGCAAGTTCAACGAGAAGCCAAAGGCAGGTCTGGGCTATCTGGAAGCCCAGGGCATCATTAAGGACGCCACAGATcctgttgctgttgccaaGTTTCTCAAAGGCACTTCACGGGTCAATAAGAAGGTCCTTGGCGACTTCATATCTAAGAGAGGAAATGAAGAAATTCTCGGAGCTTTCTTGGATCTTTTTGACTTTTCTGGTAAGCGAGTTGACGAGGCACTTAGACAATTCTTGGAGTCATTCCGACTCCCCGGAGAGGCGCCTCTGATTGCTACGATCGTGGAAGCTTTTTCCGAGAAGTTTTGCTCCCACGACACTACTGGCGAAGTCGCAGACAAAGATGCAGTCTACATCTTGACGTATGCTATCATCCTGTTGAATACCGATCAACATAACCCCAACCTGGACGCCAAGAAACGCATGACGTTGGAGGATTTCGCAAGAAACCTCAGGGGAACCAACAACGGCCAAAACTTTGCTCCCGAGTATCTGCAGACTATCTACCAGTCCATCAAGTCCAACGAAATTATCCTGCCCGATGAACATGATAACAAGCATGCCTTTGACTATGCATGGAGAGAACTCCTTCTGAAGACAGAGTCAACAGGTAACCTTGTGATTTGCGACACAAACATTTATGATGCTGATATGTTTGCAACGACCTGGAAACCTATTATTTCTACGCTGTCCTATGTATTCATGTCCGCCACAGATGATGCCGTGTTCGCTCGAATCGTCACTGGCTTCGATGAATGCGCTCGCATTGCCACCAAATATCAGAACTCGGAAGCTCTTGATCAGATTGTTTATTGTCTGAGCCACATGTCGACATTGGCAACCGAAACACAGTTCAACACTTCCTTGAACACTGAAGTTCAGGCAGGGGATGGTAGCGTCATG ATGATTCGCATATGGCTCAATCTATTCACCAACTCGCTCATTCCGCCCTTCGCTCCAAGCAACTTGCCAGGCTTACCGTTGCCCCCCATTCCACTGCAAACGCCATCACAAGTTATCGATCGAGTAGCGAGGAATGCGGACACTGGTTTCTTTTCGGCCTTCACCTCATACATTTCCAGTTATGCTGCCGACGACCCCCCTGAACCATCCGATGAGGAGCTAGAAAGCACACTTTGTACTATCGATTGCATCAAGTCATGCAATATGACTGCGGTGTTCGAAAATATTGC TAACCTGAGCCCATCCGTCGCTAAAGTCATCGTCGAAACACTTGTTGATCAACTTCCCGAGGATTCTAACACAACCGTAATTAGTGTCAAGCATGAGAGTTTGCCTACGTCTCCCACGAATGGTCACGTTCGACCGCCAGGGCATTTGGAGTACGACCCAAGTGTTGCGTATATCCTAGAGTTTGGTACACTCTTGGCGTCACGGGATGCAGAATCCATTGAGAGCATGGGTAAAGTTGTCTTCGACACGCTACAAGGCGTTCTTCGCGATCCAGCCCGATACCATGCCATTACAGTTTCCCGGGCGTCTTTCTATGCCCTCAAGCTACTCAATATCAGCTAT GATCATGACTTCGTCAACGTTCCATTTCTGCTTCATACGATCTCGACTTTGCCACAAGAGGCCTTGGGTAAGAACTCGGATCTTGTGTTGCAAGGCCTTTCACTTTGCATCGAGGAGTCTGGCCCGTTGAAACGAGAAATGATGACGTCCCCTGACTTTTGGGCAATACTGCGAGCCTTGGCTCAACGTCCAGAATCAGCGGCACTGGTTTTCGAAATTTTGGAGAAGGGAACTGCTGGAACCCCTTCGGCTATTATGGCAGATAATTATGAGGCAGCAATATCCCTTCTGAACGACTTTGCTTCCGCTGCCACCCCTCGGCAACCTGGCATGCAGACCCGAAGCCCTAGACCCCAAAGGCCAGCCCCCTCCAAGCAAGATAAAAAACG CAATGCGGAAGCAGTCAGCCGAGGCTCCAAGGCTGTCAACATGCTTTACAATATGACGGATCGAATCCCACATCTCATGCAACAGTCTCAGCTTGAGAGCAGTGAAG CCTGGTCTGCTTATTGGCTGCCAATTTTCCAGGCTTTAACCACTCAGTGTGCAAATCCATGCAGAGATGTCCGACAACTTGCCTTCTCCGCTCTTCAACGATCTCTTCTGTCCCCAGAGTTGACCTGCAGTGACCCTAAAGAGTGGACTGCTATTTTTGGCAAGGTTCTGTTTCCATTAATCATCCAGCTGCTCAAACCTGAGGTCTTCCTGTCCGATCGAGATGGAATGAGCGAGATGAGAGTCCAGtctgcttctcttctttgcaAAGTCTTTCTTCAATATATGGTACTCCTCTCAGAATGGGACGGAATGCTGGATCTCTGGATTAAGATCATCGAGATTATGGATCGCCTCATGAACAGTGGCCAGGGTGACAGTCTT GAGGAGGCTGTTCGTGAGAATCTCAAGAATGTGCTGCTATTTATGGCCAGTAGTAAGTATCTTGTGTCACCCCACATAGATCAGTCGAAGGAGGAACTCTGGTCAGAGACTTGGAAGCGCATAGATCGATTCCTACCTGAACTTCGTGGCGAACTCGCTCTTGATGAGCCCCCGAACGAGAACAAGACAGACAATGAGACCACTGAGGTGCCGGAACAGCTTtcggagaaggaaaaggagacGGAGAAGAAGACTGAGACTGAAGAGGATCAGATTACTGGCGACCCCGTCACGACAGAAAAAGTTGCTGAGACATAA